GCCGGCCATGCTCGCCAGGAACACCAGCGCACAGCCTGCGGCCCAGACGAACAGGGGCAGCGGCATCCGGGGGGCCGAGGTCTCCACGTCGGCTGCCCAGTCGCCGCCGACCTGCGTGTAGACCCCGATGAACGCCCAGACGCACGCAACGGCGACCGCGAGCGCGCCGAGCCATCCGATCGCGAGCCCGAACCCGGATGGCCGGCTGGTCCTGATGAACATGAGGTCAGCGTAGACGGCCGACGCGCGCGCGAACGCCGGGGAAGCGCGCGAAAGTCGGAGGATCGGGGGGCGGATGCTCCGACTTTCGCGCAGAACTCCGACGAACGGATGCCGGAACCTGCGGCGGCGGCGCTCCACAGGGATGAGGCGCAACTCTACAACGTTGTACTCGGGCCGGGTACAGTGGATCGACAGGAGGGCACATGGCCGCAACGCTGCACGACGTGGCTCGACTCGCGGGCGTCTCGATCAAGACGGTCTCGAACGTCATCAACGACTACCCGCACGTGCGCCCGACGACCCGCGAGAAGGTCCAGGCGGCGATCGCCGAACTCGGCTACACGCCGAACCTGACCGCGCGGAATCTGCGGTCGGGCAAGACCGGCGCGATCGCGCTCGCCCTGCCCGACCTGGGCCTGTCGTACTTCGCCGAGCTCGCCGCCGACGTGATCGCCGAGGCCGAGAAGGCCGGCGTCGTGGTGCTCGTCGAGCAGACCGGCGGCGACCGCCAGCGGGAGCTCGACCTGCTGCGCAGCCCGCGGCTCAAGCTCACCGACGGGCTCATCTTCAGCCCGCTCGGCATGGGGCAGGAGGACGTCGACGCGCTCGAGGTCCCGTACCCGATGGTCGTCCTCGGCGAGCGGATCTTCGACGGCCCCGTCGATCACGTCACGATGCAGAACGTCGAGGGTGCGCGGGCGGCGACGGAGTTCCTGATCGCCAACGGACGCCGCCGGATCGCGGTCGTGGGAGCGCACGAGGGCGAGGTCATCGGCTCGGCGGGCCTGCGCACGCGCGGGTACGTCCAGGGTCTCGAGGCCGCGGGCATCCCCTATGACGAGGGCCTCATCGCGTACACGACCACGTGGCACCGGGCCAACGGCGCGACGGCGATGCGCGATCTGCTCGCCCGCGGCGCCGAGTTCGACGCCGTCTTCGGGCTGAACGACACCCTCGCACTCGGTGCCATGCGCGTGCTTCAGGAGGCCGGCATCGACGTTCCGGGCGACGTGCACGTCATCGGCTGGGACGACCTGGACGAGGCCAAGTACTCGATCCCGTCGCTGACCACGGTCGACCCCGGGCGACGCTGGATCGCCCGCACTGCCGTGCGGACGCTGCTCGACCGCATCGCGAATCCGACCGAGGATCATCGGTCGCTGCTCCTCGCGGACTACCGCATCGTCGAGCGCGAGTCCGCGCCGGCGCTGCAGCGCGAGTCCGTGACCGCGCCGTAGCGCACTCGCTCCGAAATCTTCCCGAGGGGCCTTGACATCTCCTGCATGCAGGAGCACTATGTCGTTTACAACGTTTACTTCTAACGTTGTAAATCGCAGGACTCACCGTGGAGGAATCCACGCGAAGGCCCCGCGACCACTCCGTGAACACCGGTGTTTGCACCGCGAGAGGAAGCACACAGCCAATGAAGTCGAAGGTTCTTGCCGGGCTCGGCGTCGCCGCCGTCGCCACGGCCGCACTGACAGGATGCTCGGGCGGATCCGCAGCAGAATCCTGCACCAACGAGATCCTCAACCCCGACGCCACGCAGGTCAGCGTGTGGGCGTGGTACCCCGCGTTCGACCAGGTCGTCGACCTGTTCAACGAGACCCACGACGACGTCCAGGTCTGCTGGACCAACGCCGGCCAGGGCAACGACGAGTACACCAAGTTCTCGACCGCCCTCGAGTCGGGCAGCGGCGCTCCGGACGTCATCATGCTCGAGTCCGAGGTGCTCGCGAGCTTCACGATTCGCGACGGCCTGGTGGACCTCACCGAGTACGGCGCGAACGACGTCAAGAGCGACTACACCGCGGGTTCGTGGAAGGACGTCTCGAGCGGCTCGGCCGTCTACGCCATCCCGGTCGACGGCGGCCCCATGGGCATGCTCTACCGCCAGGACATCCTCGACGAGTACGGCATCGAGGTGCCGACCACGTGGGACGAGTTCGCCGACGCCGCTCAGAAGCTGCAGGATGCCGGCGCACCCGGCGTCTTCGCCGACTTCCCGCCGAACGGCCGTGCGTACACGCAGGCCCTGTTCGCGCAGGCCGGCAACGTTCCCTTCACCTACGACAGCGCCAACCCGCTCGAGATCGGCATCGACGTCAACGACGCCGGCTCCAAGGACGTCCTGGCGTACTGGAACGACCTGACCAGCAGCGGCCTGGTCGCCACCGACGAGGCGTTCACCGCCGACTACAACACGATGCTCGTCGACGGCACCTACGCCATCTACATCGCCGCCGCATGGGGCCCCGGCTACCTGAAGGGCCTCGAGGGCACCGATGACACCGCCGAGTGGCGCGCCGCGCCGGTTCCGCAGTGGGACGTCGACAACCCCGTCCAGATCAACTGGGGCGGCTCGACCTTCGCGGTGACCAGTCAGGCAGACGACCCCGAGGCCGCGGCGCTCGTGGCCAAGGAGATCTTCGGCACCGAGGACGCCTGGAAGATCGGCGTCGAAGAGGCCTCGCTGTGGCCGCAGTGGCTCCCGATCCTCGAGTCGGACTACTTCGTCGAGCGTGAGGACCCCTTCTTCGGCGGTCAGCAGATCAACAAGGACGTGTTCCTCGAGGCGGCCGCCGGCTACCCCGGCTTCACGTTCAGCCCCTTCCAGAACTACGCCTACGACCAGCTGCAGGAAGAGGTCACGGCGGTCGTCGTGGACGGCTCGAAGGACGCCTCCACCGCTCTGGACGACCTGCAGGCCACTCTGGAGCAGTACGCCACCGATCAGGGCTTCGAGCTCACCAACTGATCACCCCGGGGCCGGTCCTCACGGGCCGGCCCCACCCCCGGCGGCATCGTCCCGCCACCCGATCCACCACCCCGGACCTCAGTCCGGGCGATCCACCACCCGGGCCCCGCGCCCACGATCCACCACACCGAAGGGAATCGCCATGACGACGACCGTCATCGACGCCCCGGCCGCGCCGCCTCGCCGACGACGCAGCGCCACCGAACGCCGCCACAAGGTGGGCTGGCTGTTCATCACCCCGTTCCTGGTTGTCTTCGCAGCCTTCCTCGTCTTCCCCCTCGCCTACGCGTTCGGCATGAGCCTGTACAGCTCGACGCTCGCGACCGGGACCAAGTTCGTCGGCCTCGAGAACTATGTCAAGGCCTTCACCGACCCGCTGTTCCTCGGCGGACTCGGACGCGTCGCGCTCTACGCCATCGTGATGATCCCCGTCCAGCTGCTCGTCGCGCTCGCCGCGGCGCTGCTCCTCGACAACCTCGCCACCTGGCTGTCGAAGCTGTCGCGGCTGCTGATCTTCGCGCCGTACGCGATCCCGGTCGTCATCGGCACGCTGATGTGGAGCTTCCTCTACAGCCCGCGTTTCGGACCGGCCGGCACGATCTTCGAGCTGTTCGGGCTCGAAGCGCCGAACTTCTTCTCGAGCGACACGATCTTCTTCAGCCTCGTCAACGTCGTCACGTGGCAGTGGGCGGGCTACTACATGATCATCATCTACGCCGCGCTCCGGGCGATCGACCCCTCCATCTACGAGGCGGCTCGCATCGACGGCGCGAACGGCTGGCAGATCGCGACGCGCGTCAAGGTCCCGATGATCTCGTCGTCCATGGTGATGGTGATCACCTTCGCCCTCATCGGCACGCTCCAGTTCTTCACCGAGCCGACCGTGCTGCGCAGCGTCGCCTCGGGCGCACTCCCCGCCGACTACACGCCGAACATGTACGCGTACGCGCTGGCCTTCAGCTACAGCCAGTTCAACTACGCGTCCACGATCGCGTTCGCCCTCGCGATGGTCGTGTTCATCGGATCGTTCGGGTTCCTGTTCCTGACCCGCAAGCAGAGTGGACTGAAGTGATGGCCGCCGTACTCAACCCCGGGACGCTCGACACGGAACTCGTCACGACCGACCCCAAGCAGCGCCGGCGCGAGCGCCGCCGCACCGAGCACGGCCCCGCGACCGGCGGCCGCAAGATCGGCTCGCACGTCCTGCTGGTCATCATGGCCTTCTACTTCGTCGTGCCGATCTGGTGGCTCATCGTCGCCTCGACCAAGAGCACGGGGAGCCTCTTCTCGAGCCCGGCCTTCTGGTTCGACAACCCCTCGTCGTTCTTCACGAACATCCAGGGCCTGTTCGAGCACCAGAACGGCATCTACTGGACGTGGCTCGGCAACTCGTTCCTGTACTCGTTCACCGCGGGCATCGGGGCCACCATCGTCGCGGTCCTCGCCGGGTACGGCTTCGCCAAGTACTCGTTCAAGGGACGCAACGTCATCTTCGGGATCATCCTCGGCTCGGTCATGGTGCCGCTCACAGCCCTCGTGATCCCGCAGTTCATGCTCCTCAGCCAGTACGGCCTCATCAACACCGGCTGGGCCGTGATCCTGCCGTCGCTGCTGAACCCGTTCGGGGTGTACCTGATGCGCGTCTACACGCAGGACGCGATCCCCGACGAACTCCTCGAGGCCGCCCGCATCGACGGCGCGGGCGAGTGGCGGACGTTCCTCCAGGTCGTGTTCCCGCTCCTGCGCCCCGCGATCGTCACGGTGCTGCTGCTGAGCATCGTCGGCACCTGGAACAACTTCTTCCTGCCGCTCGCGATGCTCACGAGCCCCGAGACCTTGCCGGTCACGGTGGGCCTGAACCGCTGGCTGACCCTGTCCAATGCCGGAGCCGGCGGCGAGCAGGTGTGGAACCTCATCACCTCGGGCGCCTTCATCTCGGTGGTGCCGCTGATCCTGTCGTTCCTCTTCCTGCAGCGCTACTGGCAGGGCGGTCTCGCCATCGGCGGCGTCAAGTCCTGAGCCCGGCGCTGCGCCGGCATCCGTCCCTCTTCATCCCCTCAAGCACGAAAGAAAGCACACCCATGCCTTCCGCACGCATCACGGTCGACCCGCACTTCGCGATCGGCCCCATCCAGCGCAAGCTCTTCGGCGGCTTCGTCGAACACCTCGGTCGTCACGTCTACGACGGCATCTACGAGCCCGGCCACGAGACGGCGGATGCCGAGGGCTTCCGCCAGGACGTCATCGACCTGGTCAAGGAGCTCGGCGTCTCGACCATCCGCTACCCCGGCGGCAACTTCGTCTCGGGCTTCCGGTGGGAGGACTCGGTCGGCCCGGTCGAGGACCGTCCCCGTCGCCTGGACCTCGCGTGGCACTCCACCGAGACCAACGAGGTGGGCCTGCACGAGTTCTCGGGCTGGCTCGACAAGGTCGGCAGCGACCTCATGATGGCCGTGAACCTCGGCACCCGCGGCACGCTCGAGGCGATCGACCTGCTCGAGTACTCCAACATCCGCTCGGGCACCGCCCTCAGCGACCAGCGCGTCGCCAACGGCAAGGCCGATCCGTTCGACGTGCGCATGTGGTGCCTCGGCAACGAGATGGACGGGCCCTGGCAGCTCGGCCACCGCTCGGCCGACGACTACGGCAAGGTCGCGTCGATGGCGGCCAAGGGCATGCGCCAGCTCGACCCGTCGATCGAGCTCGTCGTGTGCGGGTCGTCGTCCGCGCACATGCCGACGTTCGGCGAGTGGGAGCGCACCGTGCTCACCCACACGTACGAGGACGTCGACTACATCTCGTGCCACGCGTACTACGAGGAGAAGAACGGCGACCTCGCCAGCTTCCTCGCGTCGGCCGTCGACATGGACGGCTTCATCGAGACCGTCGTCGCCACGGCCGACCACGTCGGCGCCGTGCGCGGGTCGAAGAAGAAGATCAACATCTCGTTCGACGAGTGGAACGTCTGGTACATCGAGCGCTTCCACGGCGTCGACAAGATCGAGGGCATCGACAACTGGCCGGTCGCCCCGCGCCTGCTCGAGGACATCTACTCGGTGGCGGATGCCGTCGTCTTCGGCAACCTGATGATCTCGCTGCTCAAGCACGCCGACCGCGTCACGAGCGCCTCGCTCGCGCAGCTGGTCAACGTCATCGCGCCGATCATGACCGAGCCCGGCGGGCCGGCGTGGAAGCAGACGACGTTCTTCCCGTTCTCGGTCACCTCGCGCCTCGCGCAGGGCGATGCGCTGCAGCTCAAACTCGACGCGCCGACCTACAGCACCGAGGTCTACGGCGAGGTTCCGCTGGTCGACGCCGTCGCCACGCACGACGCCGAGACCGGCCGCAGCGCGGTGTTCCTGGTCAACCGCAGCCAGACCGAGGCGATCACCATCACCGCCGACGTCTCGGCGCTCGGCGATGTGTCGGTGCTCGAAACCCACGCTGTCTGGGACGAGGACGTGTACGCCAAGAACACGCTCGAGGACCGCGAGCGCGTGACGGCGAAGACCAACGACACCGCAGTGGTCGCGGACGGCACGCTGACCGTCACGCTGCCCCCGGTCTCGTGGACGGCCATCGCACTCGGCTGATGCGCACGACGCGGCGGACGCGGCTGACCCGGTGGATCGCAGCCGCGTCCGTCGGCCTTCTCGCGGCGACGCTCGCCGCCTGCTCGGGCGGGTCGTGGGAGCTCGAGGGAGACCTCGCGACCCACGACCCCGCCCTGGCGGTGCAGGACGGCACCTGGTACGTCTACTCCACCGGCAACGGCACGATCGCGAACGGCAACATCCAGGTGCGCTCGAGCGAGGACGGTCGCACGTGGCGCTACGAGGGCGAGGTCTGGGAGACCAAGCCCGAGTGGATCCGCGAGCAGGTGCCCGGCGTCGACAACCTGTGGGCTCCCGAGCTGATCGAGCACGGGGGCACCTGGTACCTGTACTACTCGGCGTCGACCTTCGGCAAGAACCGGTCGGTGATCGCGCTCGCGACCAACACGACCCTCGACCCCGATGATCCTCAATACGAGTGGGTCGACCAGGGTCCTGTGATCTCCTCGACGCCGCTGGACGACTTCAACGCCATCGACCCCGGCGTGGCCACCGATGACGACGGCACGCCGTACATGGCGTTCGGATCGTTCTGGAGCGGCATCCGCATGGTCGAACTGGAGTGGCCGAGTGGCCTGCGCGTCGACGACGCTGAGCCGCTGCACCTCGCCGACCGGCAGGAGCCGCCCAACGCCGTCGAGGCTCCGTACCTGCTCGAGCACGAGGGGGAGTGGTTCCTGTTCGTCTCGTTCGACAGCTGCTGCCGCGCCGCCGACAGCACCTACAGGATCGCGGTGGGGCGAGCGGATGCGCCCACCGGGCCGTTCGTCGACCGCGACGGCGTGCCGCTGCTCGCCGGCGGCGGCACCGTCCTTCTCGAGACCGACGGGTCGCGCGTCGGGCCGGGCGGCCAGTCGGTCTCAGACGGCGTGATGGCGTTCCACTGGTACGACGCCGACCTGAACGGTCAGTTCCGCCTCGGGCTCGCGCCCGTGGAATGGGATGCCGACGGGTGGCCCGTGCTGTCGTGGTGACGGTGCGTCCGGCTCAGTCGCCGTCGTCCTCGCGTCCCGTCGCCTTCTTCGTGTAGGCGAGCATCGAGGCGTCGAAGTCCGCGATGGCCCTCTCGCAGCCACGCACGTACGCGTCGAACCCATCGGCCTCCGCCTCGTCGGATCCGCTGCGGGCGTCCCGCTTGCGGCGTTCGCGATCGAGCCGGCGGCGAAGCGCGTCGACGGCGACGGCGGCATCCGTCGTCCGCCCGAAGATCTTCTCGATCCCTGTGGCGACGACGATGACGAAGCCCAGCACGGGAGCCACCCAGCCTGGCCAGCCCACGGCGGCGGCGAGGGGCACCGCCGCGCCGGCGGCGAGGACGACGATCCACGTGACCTGCATCGTGAAGGTCCGCAGGCCCACCTCCCACGTCGATCGCCGTCGGCGTCGCGCGATCTCGCGCTCGTACCGGGACCGTCCGTTCTCGACCACATCGCTGCTCACGATCACGCCCCCCTGCGTCAGCCTCAACGTAGCGCGCCGGCGCTACCGGATCTACGGCGGGATCGCACGTTCGGAGCGCAGCCGGCGCGCCCGCGGACCCCAGTCCCGCGGACGCGCCGGGGCCTTGGTCACCGGGGGACCGCGACGAGATCCGAGTACGGCAGACGCCGGTCGGCCAGCCCCCGCAGATAGTCCTCGGCTCCGAGGGCGCGTGTCATCGCCCTCATCGCGCGGTCGGACATGCTTCCGAGCACGACGAGCGCGCGCAGCGGGAGGCGGTTGACGATCACCTCGGAGCGGTCGCGTCGCATCGCGCGCACGGCCCTCCGCGCCACGATCGCCGAGGCGTTCGTCCCGAGATACCACGGGACGGGTGTCTCGTACGCCGGGTACATGCCCTCGTCGCCGATGAACCCCGGCGAGACGACCGTCGTCGACACGCCTGTGCCGCGCAGTTCGGCACGCAGCGCCGTCGAGAAGGCGATGAGTCCCGCCTTGGACGCGGAGTAGTCGACCAGATGCGGAAGGCCCGCGAGCCCGGCGAGAGACGCGATGTTCAGCACCCGCCCGAAGCCGCGCTCGATCATCCCCGGCACGACCAGGCGGGTCAGCTGCATGGGCGCCTCCAGGTTCGTGGCGATCGGGAGCGCGGGATCCTCGGCCGTGAACGGCGTCGCCTTGGCGATCGCGGCGGTGTTCACCAGGATGTCGACGGGGCCGAGCACGGCCGCGACCTGCTCCACGACTCCCGATCGGTCGCCCGGCGACGTCACGTCGCCGGGCACGGCGATCGCCGTCCGGCCGGTCTCGGTCTCGATCTCACGCGCGAGGGTGTCCAGCGGCTCGATCGTGCGCGCCGTCAGCGCGACGTGACAGCCGTCCGCCGCCAGCTCGCGGGCGATGTTCGCGCCCAGGCCCCGCGACGCCCCCGTGATCAGCGCGACCCGTCCGGTGCAGTTCTCCATGCCCATGTCGGTGTCCTCTCCTGTGTGTGAGAGCACGATCGCGGATCGGGGTCACAGATAGGTCACACCCCGGACGACGGGCGGGATGCCGCGCGCTACAGTCGTGCTCGATGCAGATCCGTCTGTTCGGCGAGGTCACCGTCGGGGATGCGGAGGACGGCGCGCTGGGCAACGGACGCCCCGCGGCGATCCTCGTCCTTCTCGCGCTCCGCGCCGGTGGGGTGCTGCCGATCGAGCGGCTGATCGATCAGTTGTGGGTGGACGGTCCGCCGCGCGATGCCGTTCACGCGGTGCGCGTGTACATCTCGCGGCTGCGCACCCGGCTGGCGGCCGCGGGCACGACGGCGGCCGTCGTGACGCGGTCGGGCGGGTACGCCCTCGATGTCGCCCGCGACCAGGTCGACGTGCTCGCCTTCGAAGACCTCGCCGCGCGGGGCCTCGCGGAGTCGGATGCGGTCGAAGCGCTCGCCCAGCTCGAGCAGGCGCTGGAGATGTGGCACGCCGAGCCCCTCGTCGGGTTCGCCTACGAGGAGTTCGCCCTGTCGCTGCGTGCGCGCCTCGAGCAGGTGCGCCGCGACTGCCGCCGGCGGTGGGCGGAGCTCGCCATCGAGGCGGGCCGCCGCGACGAGGTCCTCGCCACGGTGCGCCGCGCGCTCGCCGACGATCCGGTGCAGGAGGGGCTGTGGACGGTGCTCGTCGGCGCGCTCCTCGACGCAGGCCGGACGACCGAGGCGACGGCGGCCCTCGCGCAGGCGCGCGACGCGCTCGCCCCTGCCGGCGAACCGGTCGGGCCGGAACTCGCCGAGATCGCATCCCGTCTCTCGCCCGAGGTCGCGCCCGTCGACCATGACGGCGCTCGGCTGCCCGCGCCGGTCGACGCCTTGTTCGGACGCGACCGCGAGCTGGAGGTGCTGGGCGCCGTGATCGCGACGCGGCGTCTGACGACCCTCACGGGCGCGGGCGGATGCGGCAAGACGCGTCTGGCGACCGAGCTCGCCGAGCGCTCCCGCGAGCGATTCGACGATCGGGTGTGGTTCGTCGACCTGACCACGGCCGAGCCGGCCGCATCCGTGCCCGACGTCATCGTGCAGGCCCTGCGGCTCGGGCAGGGGAGGCCGGGCGGCCCGCTCGAATCGCTCTGCAGCTTCATCGGCGACACCGAGGCGCTGCTGCTGCTGGACAACTGCGAGCACATGATCGAGCAGACCGCCGAAGCTGTCCAGGTCCTGCTGCGACGGTGCCCGCGGCTGCGCGTTCTGACGACGACGCGCGAGCCGCTGCGCATCCCCGGCGAGCACGTCTTCATCGTGCCGTCGCTCGCCGTGCCGCCCCTCGACGCCGATCTGACCGCCGCTGCAGACACGGCCGCCGTCGCCCTGTTCGTCGATCGCAGCCGAGGAGCGGACCCGGCTTTCGCGCTCACCACCGACGTGCTCCCGAGCGTGGTCCGGATCACGCGTGTGCTCGACGGGATCCCCCTCGCGATCGAACTCGCCGCCGTCCGCGTGCGGACGCTCTCGGTCGCGCAGATCGCACAGCGTCTGGGCGATGTGTTCGCGGCCCTCGGCGCCGGTTCGCGGACGGCGCTCCCGCGGCACCGGACCCTCGAGGCGGCGCTGCACTGGAGCTTCGATCTGCTGGACGCCGACGAGCGGGAGATGTTCGTCAGCGTCGGGGTGCTGCGTGGCGCCTTCGACATCCGTGCGGCTGCCGCGGTGGTGGCCTCGCAGGACTTCCCACGCGTGGAGGTGACCCTTGCGACCCTCGTGGAGAAGTCCGTCGTGGCGGCGCTGCGCGGTGCCGAGTCGCGCTATCGCCTGCTCGAGCCGATCCGCCAGTACGCCGAGCGGCGATCGGACGCCGGCGGCTCGGGCGTCGCGGCCCGACTGCGTCGTGACGAGTTCTTCGCCGCGCTGGTCGAGGAGGCCGGTCGCGGGCGGCGCCGCTTCGAGATCGCGGAGTGGCGCCGACGGGTCCGGGCCGCACGCGCGAACATCCTGGCCATGATCGACAGCCTCCTGGTCCGGGGCGACAGCGAGCGCGCCGCGGACGTCGTCATCGTCGTCACCCGGTTCTGGCTCGAGTTCGGGTTCTACGACGAGGGCAGACGGCTCATCGGTGCGGTCCTGCGCCCACCGCAGACACCCGAGCGCGTCGCCGCGCTTCGGGTGCAGGACGCGTGGCTCGCCAGCCACCAGGGCGACTATGCGCACGCGATCGGGTCCGCGACGTCGGCGGTCGAGGCCGCGGAGGCCTGCGGCGCGCGCGGCACCCAGGCGAGTGCGCTCAACGCGCTGGGCTCGCTCGCCGCCGAGCAGGGCGACATGCGATCGGCGACGGATCTGCTCGAGCGGGCGAGGCGCGTCAGCGTCGATGACGCGCCCGACATCCACCTGCGGGCGACGGTCAATCTCGCTTCGGTCCACGCGTGGGCGGGCCGGGTGCGCGACGCCGCGGCTGTCACCGCCACCTTCCTGCCGACCGGCGAGACGGCGCTGCGACAGCTGGCCATCGCCATCGACGGCGTCGCGGCACGGATCGACGGCGACCTGGAGCGATCCGCGCGACGGCTCGACGAGGCGCTCGCCATGATCGACGAGGGCGGCTCGGCATTCCACCGCTCGCTGTTCATCGTCGAGCGCGCGATCACCGCGTTCGAGGCCGGCGACCCTGCCCGCGCGCGCCGTCTGATCTCGCCGATCCTGACGGATGCCGCCGACGGCGCAGCGCCGGTGCGGCCGCGGCTTGCGGCGCTCGTGCTGTCGGCGAGGCTCGCCATCGCGGATGCCGACGACGCTATCGCGCGCGCGGATCTCGAGACCGCGGTCGGCGAGGCCCGCGCGACCGGCAGTGTCGGCATCCTGGTCGATGCTGCCGAGACGGTGACGCTCCTGGGCGGACCGGATGCGGACGACGGCGATCTGCTGGAGCTCTGCGCCCGCGCCCGCGCGCAGCTGGCCCTCGCCCGCGACGCGTGGGAGGTCGCCCGGTGGGGCGCCGTGCCCGACGCCGCGGATGCCGCCGCCTCCGCCGCCGCCCCGGCCGCCGATGAGCTCGCCGCCCGGGTGCTGGCCCGTCTGTGGCCGTCCGAGCACGGTTCAGTTCGGCGGGGATCCGGGACGACGCGCCGGTCGTGACGTCGGACAGACGGCGCGTCGTCGAGGATCCCCGCCGTTCGTGACGACGAGGGTGGCCCGTCGGCGGTGGCCGGGCCGGTGGGCCCTCCGACCCTGACATGGCGTCGCCGCCGCGCTAGCGTGAGCAACGAGGGCGTCCCGCATCGCCGCGGGCGCAGAAGGGGACCGCGATGAGCGCGCCGAGGTGCGCCTTCGTCCTGGGCGGCGGAGGCAAGTGGGGCTCGGTCGAGGTGGGGATGCTGCGCGCCCTCGTCGAGGCCGGCATCCAGCCCGACATCGTCCTCGGCACGTCGATCGGCGCGCTCAACGGCGCCGTCTTCGCGGCAGACCCCGGTCCCATCGGCGTCATGCGACTGGAGCGCCTGTGGCGCGACATCGGCGAGACGGGCTTCCTCGGCGGGCCGGTCCTGGACCGCGTGCGCACGGCGGTGCGGTTGCGCGTCGGACTGAACGACCCGTCCGCCATCCGCGACATCGCCCGGACGGTGCTCGACGGCATGAGCATCGAGGACCTCGAGGTGCCGTTCCAGTGCGTGGCGGCGTCGATCGAACGCGCCGCCGAGCACTGGTTCACCAAGGGTCCGATCATCGACGCGCTCGCCGCCTCGGCGGCGATCCCCGGGCTCTTCGCTCCTGTCGAGATCGACGGTGAGCACTTCTACGACGGCGGCCTGGTCAACTCGATCCCCGTCGACCGCGCCGTGGAGCTGGGGGCGAGCGAGATCTACGTGCTTCAGGTCGGCCGGGTCGAGCAGCCCCTCCGGCCGCCCACGAAATTCTGGGAGCCCGCGCTGATCGCCTTCGAGATCTCTCGCCGGCACCGCTTCGCCAGCGTCCGCGACGGCAAGACCGGTGGCGCCGACGTGCACGTGCTGCCGAGTGCGAACGCGCTCGATTTCGATGACCGCCGCCAGCTGAAGTGGCGCGACATCGGGGACGCCGACGAGCTCGCCGGACGAGCGTACGAGGCATCGCGCGACTACCTCGCCGAGCAGATGACCGCGACCGCGGCCGGCGTCGAGGGCGGCTTGTCAGGGGAGCGGTGATGGCGCCGCCGCCCTACCTCGTCCGACGCCTCGTGCTCGCCCCGTGCACGATCATCGTGGCGCTCGCCGCCATCGCCACGATCCCGCTGTGGGTCATCGTGATCGCGTTCGCGTCGCGGTTCGTCCCGGGGCGATGGCGGATCCTGCGCGCCGGCTGGTTCCTGTTCCTCTACATCGAACTGCAGGCGGTCACGGTGCTCATCCTCTTCGGGCACTGGATCGCCTCGGGCTTCGGGCGGAACATGAAGGAGCCCCGGTTCCAGGATCTGACCTACCGCACGATCGCGTGGTGGCTGCGTCGGCTGATGGGCAGCGCCCGGCGCACGTTCTCGCTGTCGTTCGATCTCGACGTGGGTCCTGAAGATCCCGACGAGGCGC
This region of Microbacterium thalassium genomic DNA includes:
- a CDS encoding SDR family NAD(P)-dependent oxidoreductase, with product MGMENCTGRVALITGASRGLGANIARELAADGCHVALTARTIEPLDTLAREIETETGRTAIAVPGDVTSPGDRSGVVEQVAAVLGPVDILVNTAAIAKATPFTAEDPALPIATNLEAPMQLTRLVVPGMIERGFGRVLNIASLAGLAGLPHLVDYSASKAGLIAFSTALRAELRGTGVSTTVVSPGFIGDEGMYPAYETPVPWYLGTNASAIVARRAVRAMRRDRSEVIVNRLPLRALVVLGSMSDRAMRAMTRALGAEDYLRGLADRRLPYSDLVAVPR
- a CDS encoding BTAD domain-containing putative transcriptional regulator, whose amino-acid sequence is MQIRLFGEVTVGDAEDGALGNGRPAAILVLLALRAGGVLPIERLIDQLWVDGPPRDAVHAVRVYISRLRTRLAAAGTTAAVVTRSGGYALDVARDQVDVLAFEDLAARGLAESDAVEALAQLEQALEMWHAEPLVGFAYEEFALSLRARLEQVRRDCRRRWAELAIEAGRRDEVLATVRRALADDPVQEGLWTVLVGALLDAGRTTEATAALAQARDALAPAGEPVGPELAEIASRLSPEVAPVDHDGARLPAPVDALFGRDRELEVLGAVIATRRLTTLTGAGGCGKTRLATELAERSRERFDDRVWFVDLTTAEPAASVPDVIVQALRLGQGRPGGPLESLCSFIGDTEALLLLDNCEHMIEQTAEAVQVLLRRCPRLRVLTTTREPLRIPGEHVFIVPSLAVPPLDADLTAAADTAAVALFVDRSRGADPAFALTTDVLPSVVRITRVLDGIPLAIELAAVRVRTLSVAQIAQRLGDVFAALGAGSRTALPRHRTLEAALHWSFDLLDADEREMFVSVGVLRGAFDIRAAAAVVASQDFPRVEVTLATLVEKSVVAALRGAESRYRLLEPIRQYAERRSDAGGSGVAARLRRDEFFAALVEEAGRGRRRFEIAEWRRRVRAARANILAMIDSLLVRGDSERAADVVIVVTRFWLEFGFYDEGRRLIGAVLRPPQTPERVAALRVQDAWLASHQGDYAHAIGSATSAVEAAEACGARGTQASALNALGSLAAEQGDMRSATDLLERARRVSVDDAPDIHLRATVNLASVHAWAGRVRDAAAVTATFLPTGETALRQLAIAIDGVAARIDGDLERSARRLDEALAMIDEGGSAFHRSLFIVERAITAFEAGDPARARRLISPILTDAADGAAPVRPRLAALVLSARLAIADADDAIARADLETAVGEARATGSVGILVDAAETVTLLGGPDADDGDLLELCARARAQLALARDAWEVARWGAVPDAADAAASAAAPAADELAARVLARLWPSEHGSVRRGSGTTRRS
- a CDS encoding patatin-like phospholipase family protein → MSAPRCAFVLGGGGKWGSVEVGMLRALVEAGIQPDIVLGTSIGALNGAVFAADPGPIGVMRLERLWRDIGETGFLGGPVLDRVRTAVRLRVGLNDPSAIRDIARTVLDGMSIEDLEVPFQCVAASIERAAEHWFTKGPIIDALAASAAIPGLFAPVEIDGEHFYDGGLVNSIPVDRAVELGASEIYVLQVGRVEQPLRPPTKFWEPALIAFEISRRHRFASVRDGKTGGADVHVLPSANALDFDDRRQLKWRDIGDADELAGRAYEASRDYLAEQMTATAAGVEGGLSGER